From one Deinococcus sp. YIM 134068 genomic stretch:
- the trmD gene encoding tRNA (guanosine(37)-N1)-methyltransferase TrmD: MLTFSFLTLFPELLAPFASEAILGKAAARGLIAVNLVNMRDFAGNKHAKVDDTPYGGGAGMVIRVDVAERALASLPPADEVILFTPAGERFTQRTAEELSAKTHLAFLCGRYEGFDARVEGLVTRELSVGDFVMMGGEAAAACVLEAVARLRPGVLGDEDSHRADSFSSGLLDYPEYTRPPEWRGVGVPEVLKGGNHGAVAGWRRQQALARTLARRPDLLPGAGLTPQDSAHLLTLGVTIEQLAAWGAPPPPEPKRKRRERSGLKES, from the coding sequence ATGCTGACCTTTTCCTTCCTCACCCTCTTTCCCGAACTGCTCGCGCCCTTTGCCTCCGAGGCTATTCTCGGCAAGGCGGCGGCGCGGGGGCTAATCGCCGTGAACCTCGTCAACATGCGGGACTTCGCGGGGAACAAACACGCGAAGGTGGACGACACGCCCTACGGTGGCGGCGCGGGCATGGTCATCCGCGTGGACGTGGCGGAGCGGGCGCTGGCGAGCCTTCCTCCGGCGGATGAGGTGATCCTGTTTACGCCCGCCGGGGAGCGGTTCACCCAGCGCACGGCGGAGGAATTGTCGGCCAAAACGCACCTCGCCTTCCTGTGCGGGCGCTACGAGGGCTTTGACGCGCGGGTGGAGGGGCTGGTCACGCGCGAGCTGAGCGTCGGCGACTTCGTGATGATGGGCGGCGAGGCGGCGGCGGCCTGCGTGCTGGAGGCGGTCGCGCGCTTGCGGCCTGGCGTGCTGGGCGACGAGGACTCCCACCGGGCCGACTCCTTCTCCAGCGGGCTGCTCGACTACCCGGAGTACACCCGCCCTCCCGAGTGGCGCGGCGTGGGCGTACCGGAGGTCTTGAAAGGTGGGAACCACGGCGCGGTGGCCGGGTGGCGGCGACAACAGGCCCTCGCGCGGACGCTCGCCAGGCGGCCTGACCTCCTGCCCGGCGCGGGCCTCACGCCGCAGGACAGCGCGCACCTCCTCACGCTGGGAGTCACCATCGAGCAATTGGCCGCGTGGGGAGCGCCGCCCCCGCCCGAGCCGAAGCGCAAGCGTCGGGAACGGTCCGGCCTGAAGGAGTCCTGA
- the rimM gene encoding ribosome maturation factor RimM (Essential for efficient processing of 16S rRNA): protein MTAPENTTRLGHFLAPHGVQGGVKVYVLGDPAQLLELPRVWVEGRGWLRVRRAESVPPGVALHLAGITTREAAEDLRGIHVFAADADLPELEEGSYYYHELRGLPVLGADGTQLGEVTDVIDGGHQDLLVVAHPNGEDFLPLQAPYVTVETGDTGRPTAVTLTEDAPGGLLGEGTEEV, encoded by the coding sequence GTGACGGCACCGGAGAACACGACCCGGCTGGGGCACTTCCTGGCCCCGCACGGCGTTCAGGGCGGCGTGAAGGTGTACGTGCTGGGCGACCCGGCGCAACTGCTGGAGCTGCCGCGCGTGTGGGTGGAGGGCCGGGGCTGGCTGCGGGTGCGCCGCGCGGAGTCGGTGCCGCCGGGCGTGGCCCTCCACCTCGCCGGAATCACCACGCGTGAGGCGGCGGAGGACCTGCGCGGTATCCACGTCTTCGCCGCCGACGCCGACCTCCCCGAGTTGGAGGAGGGCAGCTACTACTACCACGAGCTGCGCGGGCTGCCCGTGCTGGGGGCGGACGGCACCCAACTCGGCGAGGTGACGGACGTGATAGACGGTGGGCACCAGGATTTGCTCGTCGTCGCTCACCCGAACGGCGAGGATTTCCTACCCCTGCAAGCGCCTTACGTGACCGTGGAGACGGGCGACACGGGCCGACCCACCGCCGTCACCCTGACCGAGGACGCGCCGGGGGGGCTGCTGGGGGAGGGGACGGAGGAGGTGTGA
- a CDS encoding KH domain-containing protein produces the protein MKTDPVDLTLFLAQSVVDQPSLVRASRRGPTVVVRVGPGEEGRLIGRQGRVIQAIRTLVRAAGDPRERLNVDLDAPRKQ, from the coding sequence ATGAAGACCGATCCCGTAGACCTGACGCTGTTTCTGGCGCAGAGCGTGGTAGATCAGCCCTCGCTGGTGCGCGCCTCCCGGCGTGGGCCGACCGTGGTGGTGCGCGTCGGGCCGGGCGAGGAGGGACGGCTGATCGGGCGGCAGGGGCGGGTCATTCAGGCGATTCGGACCCTCGTGCGCGCGGCGGGCGATCCCCGTGAGCGGTTGAACGTGGACCTGGACGCGCCCCGCAAGCAGTGA
- the rpsP gene encoding 30S ribosomal protein S16, with protein sequence MVKIRLSRFGSTHNPHYRIVVADARRPRDGGYIESLGHYDPRKKTETYLKVDAERAAYWLSQGAQPTQTARRLLKSQGVKFGG encoded by the coding sequence ATGGTCAAGATTCGCCTGTCCCGTTTCGGCTCCACCCACAACCCCCACTACCGCATCGTGGTCGCGGACGCGCGCCGTCCCCGCGACGGTGGCTATATCGAGAGCCTGGGTCACTACGACCCCCGCAAGAAGACCGAGACCTACCTGAAGGTGGACGCCGAGCGCGCCGCCTACTGGCTCTCGCAGGGTGCCCAGCCCACGCAGACCGCCCGCCGCCTCCTCAAGTCGCAGGGCGTCAAGTTCGGCGGCTGA
- a CDS encoding SMI1/KNR4 family protein — translation MQIVYRNVVFDHTCPWSSSEISALEDILGASLPKDFLDFSAVVGGGVCEFSFDVPFPRGGNRTLALRDWHGFKCRTTFAEALDFARKTFHIPQKVLPIANSDWENFVFLDLTQEGGGRVVVFVMGKPAWTGWSTESTWTTVAESFTELLDRMYLDDETVELLQEELGDDEEEDRRIERILDIGRPGWRAAPS, via the coding sequence GTGCAAATCGTCTACCGGAACGTTGTATTCGACCACACGTGCCCCTGGTCGTCCAGCGAAATCTCGGCTCTTGAAGACATCTTGGGGGCTTCTCTGCCGAAGGACTTCCTAGACTTCAGTGCCGTTGTAGGTGGAGGAGTTTGCGAGTTCTCCTTTGATGTCCCATTCCCTAGAGGTGGGAATCGGACGCTCGCTTTACGCGATTGGCACGGCTTCAAATGCCGAACGACGTTTGCCGAAGCCCTCGATTTCGCACGGAAGACTTTCCACATCCCCCAGAAGGTCCTACCCATCGCCAACTCCGATTGGGAGAACTTCGTCTTCCTCGATCTCACTCAGGAGGGTGGAGGGCGTGTCGTCGTATTTGTGATGGGAAAGCCCGCATGGACCGGGTGGAGTACGGAGTCAACTTGGACGACCGTGGCGGAGAGCTTCACGGAGCTGCTTGACCGTATGTATCTGGATGATGAGACTGTAGAACTGCTACAGGAAGAGCTTGGTGATGATGAGGAAGAGGATCGGCGGATTGAGCGCATTCTCGATATAGGTCGTCCCGGTTGGCGTGCAGCACCCTCGTAG
- a CDS encoding murein hydrolase activator EnvC family protein translates to MRPRWAIPALLSAALLAGAQTTSERLESLQRELQQQRRLSTGQRQELERLRANIQNLTAQQRQTLTRLDALAGSVAALENEAARLRARVALAERQLADITERRELTGARVARLQGDVRELLNALYRERSGQYLQLLSQSASLSDLLIRLRYANRAGQYNIEVIERLRGEVQTLAAQGRQQEEQTATLKALQAERLAGLERLRDRRAEQQTLLTFLRRSEQGQRTLATRTRAEQVLTAQTIDQLVGAVVQERTRLEAERRRRLEEERRRREAELRRIREAQERARQEALRLARVRAEQERQAREQAAREAALAAQREREARLQREQAALREREAQEQRAAAQVERQLAPLPALSGPVGFPLPGGSVTQPYGANGAQWVVLGAPDGAVAVAALEGNVIATTYYASLGWVVLIDHGPTVTAYFGLQDSQVSVGNRVARGTPLGMVGGSPIFGPGQMAFQLNSVQGGTRRPMPPPF, encoded by the coding sequence ATGAGACCGCGTTGGGCCATCCCCGCCCTCCTCTCGGCGGCGCTGCTGGCGGGCGCGCAGACGACGAGCGAGCGGCTGGAGAGCCTGCAACGGGAACTCCAGCAGCAACGGCGGCTGAGCACCGGGCAGCGGCAGGAGCTGGAGCGTCTGCGCGCGAACATCCAGAACCTCACGGCGCAGCAGCGGCAGACGCTGACCCGGCTGGACGCCCTCGCCGGGAGCGTGGCCGCGCTGGAGAACGAGGCGGCGCGGCTGCGAGCGCGGGTAGCCCTCGCCGAGCGGCAACTGGCGGACATCACCGAGCGGCGTGAGCTGACAGGGGCGCGGGTGGCGCGGCTTCAGGGGGACGTGCGTGAGTTGTTGAACGCCCTCTACCGGGAGCGCAGTGGGCAGTACCTCCAGCTCCTCTCGCAGTCGGCCAGCCTGTCGGACCTCCTCATCCGCCTGCGGTACGCCAACCGGGCGGGGCAGTACAACATCGAGGTCATCGAGCGGTTGCGGGGGGAGGTGCAGACCCTCGCCGCGCAGGGGCGGCAGCAGGAGGAACAGACGGCCACGTTGAAGGCGTTGCAGGCCGAACGCCTCGCCGGGCTGGAGCGGTTGCGCGACCGCCGAGCCGAGCAGCAGACCCTCCTCACCTTCCTGCGCCGCAGCGAGCAGGGCCAGCGCACCCTCGCCACGCGCACGCGGGCCGAGCAGGTGCTGACGGCCCAAACAATTGACCAACTGGTGGGAGCCGTCGTGCAGGAGCGCACCCGCCTGGAGGCCGAGCGCCGCCGCCGTCTGGAGGAGGAACGCCGCCGCCGCGAGGCAGAGTTACGCCGCATCCGTGAGGCGCAGGAACGTGCCCGGCAGGAGGCCCTGCGCCTCGCCCGAGTGCGCGCCGAGCAGGAGCGGCAGGCGCGCGAACAGGCCGCGCGGGAGGCCGCCCTCGCCGCCCAGCGGGAGCGCGAGGCCCGGCTCCAGCGGGAGCAGGCGGCCCTCAGGGAGCGCGAGGCGCAGGAGCAGCGGGCGGCGGCGCAGGTCGAGCGGCAACTCGCGCCCCTGCCCGCGCTGAGCGGCCCGGTGGGTTTCCCCCTCCCCGGCGGCAGCGTTACCCAGCCCTACGGCGCGAACGGCGCGCAGTGGGTGGTCCTGGGTGCCCCGGACGGCGCCGTCGCCGTCGCCGCGCTGGAGGGCAACGTCATCGCCACGACCTACTACGCCAGCCTCGGCTGGGTCGTCCTCATCGACCACGGCCCGACCGTCACCGCCTACTTCGGCCTTCAGGACTCGCAGGTCAGCGTCGGCAACCGGGTGGCGCGCGGCACGCCCCTGGGCATGGTGGGCGGCAGCCCCATCTTCGGGCCGGGGCAGATGGCCTTCCAGCTCAACAGCGTCCAGGGGGGGACGCGGAGGCCGATGCCGCCGCCGTTCTGA
- a CDS encoding ABC transporter permease: MTYHLRQALLAMRGNLTATFATLMTMTLTLLMLGFVLLLTLNVNRTLAQLESQVEVAAFLREGADGPLLLTQVRALPQVREANLVTRVQVLDEMTRDYPYARDAAELAGNPFPDTLRMRVLRVEDSRAVAAAVSTLAGVEDVEYGAGYVDQTVRTLTAVRGAGYALVGLLLLGTLFNILNAVRVAMYARRQEISVMRLLGATRGFIRMPHVIEGLILGVAAAALALALLTPTYLELAGRVQLFAPVFPIVRDLPTLLPLLGVVGGLGVVIGFFGSLFASRRYLRELE, translated from the coding sequence GTGACCTACCACCTCCGCCAGGCCCTCCTCGCCATGCGCGGCAACCTCACGGCCACCTTCGCCACGCTGATGACGATGACCTTGACGCTGCTGATGCTGGGGTTCGTGCTCCTGCTCACGCTGAACGTGAACCGGACGCTGGCGCAGCTCGAATCGCAGGTGGAGGTGGCGGCCTTCCTGCGGGAGGGGGCGGACGGGCCGCTGCTGCTGACGCAGGTGCGGGCGCTGCCGCAGGTGCGGGAGGCGAACCTCGTCACGCGGGTACAGGTCCTCGACGAGATGACGCGCGACTACCCCTACGCGCGCGACGCCGCCGAACTCGCCGGGAATCCCTTCCCCGACACGCTGCGGATGCGGGTGTTGCGGGTGGAGGACTCGCGGGCGGTGGCGGCGGCGGTGTCCACACTGGCGGGCGTGGAGGACGTGGAGTACGGGGCCGGGTACGTGGACCAGACGGTGCGGACGCTGACCGCCGTGCGCGGGGCGGGGTACGCGCTCGTGGGGCTGCTGCTGCTGGGGACCCTGTTCAACATCCTCAACGCCGTGCGGGTCGCCATGTACGCGCGTCGGCAGGAGATCAGCGTGATGCGGCTCCTCGGCGCGACGCGCGGCTTCATCCGCATGCCGCACGTCATCGAGGGCCTGATTCTCGGCGTGGCGGCGGCGGCACTCGCCCTCGCGCTGCTGACGCCGACGTATCTGGAACTCGCTGGGAGGGTGCAGCTCTTCGCGCCCGTCTTCCCCATCGTGCGGGACCTGCCCACCCTCCTGCCCCTCCTGGGCGTCGTGGGCGGGCTGGGCGTGGTGATCGGTTTCTTCGGCAGTCTCTTCGCGTCGCGGCGCTACCTGCGGGAATTGGAATGA
- the ftsE gene encoding cell division ATP-binding protein FtsE, with amino-acid sequence MIEFKNVTLEYPVTRTLALDDVSIGVGKGEFVYLVGHSGAGKSSFMNLVLKRALPTRGEVRIGGEPLTRYRGRRTALLRRRIGTVFQENLLLEHLNTQDNVAFTLRVTGVPQREWPARVASALRTVGLEHKKHALPLQLSQGEQQRVAIARAIVSDPPLLLADEPTGNLDPENGREVLKVLQNVHLRGTTVIVATHARELVETFRHRTLTLRKGKLVRDDPYGGYAL; translated from the coding sequence ATGATCGAGTTCAAGAACGTAACGCTGGAATACCCCGTGACCCGCACCCTCGCGCTCGACGACGTGAGCATCGGCGTGGGCAAGGGCGAGTTCGTCTATTTGGTGGGGCACTCCGGCGCGGGCAAGAGCAGCTTCATGAATCTGGTCCTCAAGCGGGCGCTGCCCACGCGCGGCGAGGTCCGCATCGGCGGGGAGCCGCTGACGCGCTACCGGGGCCGCCGCACCGCCCTGCTGCGCCGCCGCATCGGGACCGTCTTTCAGGAGAACCTGCTGCTGGAGCATCTGAACACGCAGGACAACGTGGCCTTTACCCTGCGCGTGACGGGCGTGCCCCAGCGCGAGTGGCCCGCCCGCGTCGCCTCGGCGCTGCGGACCGTCGGGCTGGAGCACAAGAAGCACGCCCTGCCCCTCCAGCTCTCGCAGGGCGAGCAGCAGCGCGTCGCCATCGCCCGCGCCATCGTCAGCGACCCGCCCCTGCTCCTCGCCGACGAGCCGACGGGCAACCTCGACCCGGAGAACGGGCGAGAAGTCCTCAAGGTTCTCCAGAACGTCCACCTGCGCGGCACCACCGTCATCGTCGCCACCCACGCCCGCGAACTCGTGGAGACCTTCCGCCACCGGACGCTGACGCTGCGGAAGGGGAAGCTGGTGCGGGATGACCCGTATGGGGGGTATGCGTTGTGA
- a CDS encoding S41 family peptidase, with product MNRRRMTLVAGALAATAAVGYAQLGGYTQAELAKSKTGQSLLQVLSSLDRFYLYQVDDEKVLRGAINGALGSLDDEFTYYSEPADNAVDAENLAGEFFGIGVTLVGANPDGTGGKVDNVFKGGAAANAGVQIGDVFVKIGETEVLTSKLNEIVRLVRGQRGTTVNVTFARAGKPFTVRMERQPVTVVSVEQTVLPGNVGYIALNTFYNEKASEQFRAAVADMKRRNIQKLILDLRDNGGGLLNAGVDVADQFMGSGNIVSLRDRSGQTQVYGRASSRPTDYTGKLVVLVNKNSASASEVVAGALQDVGRATVIGEQTFGKGVAQIPLDTADGGKVAIVNSEWLTPKGRQIHKKGVTPDTTVVDTRYTTPLNFSGGGLTPNAKITLTVDGKPVTVTADKEGKFTYTAEVKRPTRSTTQGEAVVDVQGDAILKRAVQALQ from the coding sequence GTGAACCGTAGACGCATGACGCTCGTGGCGGGGGCGCTCGCCGCTACCGCCGCCGTGGGGTACGCCCAGCTCGGCGGGTATACCCAGGCCGAACTCGCCAAGTCCAAGACCGGCCAATCGCTCCTTCAGGTGCTGAGCAGCCTCGACCGCTTCTACCTGTATCAGGTGGACGACGAGAAGGTGCTGCGCGGCGCGATCAACGGGGCGCTCGGGAGCCTCGACGACGAGTTCACCTACTACTCGGAACCCGCCGACAACGCGGTGGACGCCGAGAACCTCGCCGGGGAGTTCTTCGGCATCGGCGTGACGCTCGTGGGCGCGAACCCCGACGGCACGGGCGGCAAGGTGGACAACGTGTTCAAGGGCGGGGCCGCCGCCAACGCCGGGGTGCAGATCGGCGACGTGTTCGTGAAGATCGGCGAGACCGAGGTCCTGACGAGCAAGCTCAACGAGATCGTGCGTCTGGTGCGTGGCCAGCGGGGCACGACGGTCAATGTGACCTTCGCCCGCGCGGGCAAGCCCTTCACCGTGCGGATGGAGCGCCAGCCCGTCACGGTTGTCAGCGTCGAGCAGACCGTGTTGCCGGGCAACGTCGGCTATATCGCGCTGAACACCTTCTACAACGAGAAGGCGAGCGAGCAGTTCCGCGCGGCGGTCGCCGACATGAAGCGCCGGAACATCCAGAAGCTGATCCTCGACCTGCGCGACAACGGCGGCGGCCTCCTGAACGCGGGTGTGGACGTGGCCGACCAGTTCATGGGGAGCGGCAACATCGTCAGCCTGCGCGACCGCAGCGGCCAGACGCAGGTGTACGGGCGCGCGAGCAGCCGCCCCACCGACTACACGGGCAAGCTCGTCGTCCTCGTGAACAAGAACAGCGCCTCGGCGAGCGAGGTCGTGGCGGGGGCCTTGCAGGACGTGGGCCGCGCCACCGTGATCGGTGAGCAGACCTTCGGCAAGGGCGTGGCGCAGATTCCGCTCGACACGGCGGACGGCGGCAAGGTCGCCATCGTGAACAGCGAGTGGCTGACGCCCAAGGGCCGCCAGATTCACAAGAAGGGCGTCACGCCCGATACCACGGTCGTGGACACGCGCTACACCACGCCCCTGAACTTCAGCGGCGGCGGCCTCACGCCGAATGCCAAAATTACCCTCACGGTAGACGGCAAGCCCGTCACCGTCACCGCCGACAAGGAGGGCAAGTTCACCTACACGGCGGAGGTCAAGCGCCCCACCCGCTCCACCACCCAGGGCGAGGCCGTCGTGGACGTGCAGGGCGACGCGATTCTCAAGCGGGCGGTGCAGGCGTTGCAGTAG
- a CDS encoding GNAT family N-acetyltransferase, whose protein sequence is MTSAQPHVTLRDRQPRDLPTLTRWLTDPGAEWRRWDAPYFHAATTTGTMRAYVDHLAHSAPDPDEQIIDVDGECVGMVNRSEETPEGGGWWDLGILIYDPRHWGGGVGARALGRWVADTFTWMDAHVVTVTTWGGNERMIRAARRVGFRECGRVREARVVNGERYDSVRLDLLRREWEGKRGS, encoded by the coding sequence GTGACCTCTGCCCAACCCCACGTCACCCTGCGCGACCGCCAGCCGCGCGACCTGCCGACCCTGACCCGGTGGCTGACCGACCCAGGGGCCGAGTGGCGACGCTGGGACGCGCCCTACTTCCACGCGGCGACGACCACGGGGACCATGCGCGCCTACGTGGACCACCTCGCCCACAGCGCCCCCGACCCCGACGAGCAGATCATCGACGTGGACGGCGAGTGCGTGGGCATGGTCAACCGCTCGGAGGAGACGCCGGAGGGCGGCGGCTGGTGGGACCTGGGCATCCTGATCTACGACCCCCGGCATTGGGGCGGCGGCGTGGGCGCGCGGGCGCTGGGCCGCTGGGTGGCCGACACCTTCACCTGGATGGACGCGCACGTCGTCACCGTCACCACCTGGGGTGGCAATGAGCGCATGATCCGGGCGGCGCGGCGCGTGGGCTTCCGCGAGTGCGGGCGCGTGCGGGAGGCCCGCGTGGTGAACGGGGAGCGGTACGACAGCGTGAGGCTGGATTTGCTGCGGCGGGAGTGGGAGGGGAAGAGGGGAAGTTGA
- a CDS encoding GNAT family N-acetyltransferase, producing MEVRLRPAHPFDAAFAVPLVQEVNGRIGHALTGTTFDAEAARVLLGFFPLAGNRLSHRHTLIAEGPTGPLGLAVAYPGSEAEALDAPFRERLRSLGLSDRIDPEATPGELYLDTLAVVPEARGQGVGGLLLDAVAARARELGLPRVGLLVGEDSRAARLYERHGYRAAGVRGVAGGQFTRLVLDVG from the coding sequence ATGGAAGTCCGCCTCCGCCCCGCCCACCCCTTCGACGCCGCCTTCGCCGTGCCGCTCGTGCAGGAGGTCAATGGGCGCATCGGCCACGCGCTGACGGGCACGACCTTCGACGCGGAGGCGGCGCGGGTGCTGCTGGGCTTCTTCCCGCTGGCGGGGAACCGATTGAGCCACCGCCATACACTGATCGCCGAGGGGCCGACCGGACCGTTGGGGCTGGCGGTCGCCTATCCGGGGTCGGAGGCCGAGGCGCTGGACGCCCCCTTCCGTGAGCGGCTGCGGTCGCTGGGCCTGTCCGACAGGATCGACCCGGAGGCGACCCCCGGCGAGCTGTATCTGGATACGCTGGCCGTCGTCCCAGAGGCACGCGGGCAGGGGGTGGGCGGGCTGCTGCTGGACGCGGTGGCGGCGCGGGCGCGGGAACTGGGCCTGCCCCGCGTGGGCCTGCTCGTCGGGGAGGACAGCCGGGCGGCACGGCTCTACGAACGGCACGGCTACCGGGCGGCGGGAGTTCGGGGAGTGGCGGGCGGTCAGTTCACGCGCCTCGTGCTGGACGTGGGTTGA
- a CDS encoding Gfo/Idh/MocA family oxidoreductase encodes MPLKPDLPLPEAESRRIGFAIVGIGKLSAEELIPAARTSEHAAITALVTDDEEKGRAFARAFDLTDADVYTYDRFEELGAREDVDAVYIVLPNSLHREFTERAARMGKHVLCEKPLSVNAAEAQAMVDACQAANVLLMTAYRCQYTPHHWAARGAVQGGKIGPVKLLDSIHAQAEDDPEAWRMKLDLAGGGPLPDVGIYSLNTVRFVLGTEPEWVFATLHQPKDDPLFREVEESVSFMLGFPDGVVANCLTSYGAHKTTTLRVLGEEGAVLMDPAFTYQGLKVTITDQGGEFQPKLPNPDQFGAEFDHFALCIRGGKLPWTPGEEGVQDHRIMDAIYESARTGQVVRLQPVPGRDAFRGEKPEVQGQEG; translated from the coding sequence ATGCCCCTGAAACCGGACCTGCCCCTGCCCGAGGCCGAGTCGCGCCGCATCGGCTTCGCCATCGTCGGCATCGGCAAGCTCAGCGCCGAGGAACTCATCCCCGCCGCGCGCACGAGCGAGCACGCCGCCATCACCGCCCTCGTGACCGACGACGAGGAGAAGGGCCGCGCCTTCGCCCGCGCCTTCGACCTCACGGACGCGGACGTGTATACCTATGACCGCTTCGAGGAATTGGGAGCGCGCGAGGACGTGGACGCCGTGTATATCGTCCTGCCCAACAGCCTGCACCGGGAGTTCACCGAGCGGGCCGCGCGGATGGGCAAGCACGTCCTGTGCGAGAAGCCCCTCTCCGTGAACGCGGCGGAGGCGCAGGCGATGGTGGACGCCTGCCAGGCGGCGAACGTCCTGCTGATGACCGCCTACCGCTGCCAGTACACGCCCCACCACTGGGCGGCGCGAGGGGCCGTGCAGGGCGGCAAGATCGGCCCCGTCAAGCTGCTCGACTCCATCCACGCGCAGGCCGAGGACGACCCCGAGGCGTGGCGCATGAAGCTGGACCTCGCGGGCGGCGGCCCCCTGCCCGACGTGGGCATCTACAGCCTGAACACCGTGCGCTTCGTCCTCGGCACCGAGCCGGAGTGGGTCTTCGCCACCCTGCACCAGCCGAAGGACGATCCGCTGTTCCGGGAGGTGGAGGAGTCCGTCAGCTTCATGCTGGGCTTCCCGGACGGCGTGGTCGCCAACTGCCTGACGAGCTACGGCGCGCACAAGACGACCACCCTGCGCGTGCTGGGCGAGGAGGGCGCGGTGCTGATGGACCCCGCCTTCACCTACCAGGGCCTGAAGGTGACGATCACCGACCAGGGGGGCGAGTTCCAGCCCAAGCTTCCCAACCCCGACCAGTTCGGCGCGGAGTTCGACCACTTCGCCCTGTGCATTCGGGGCGGCAAGCTGCCGTGGACCCCCGGCGAGGAGGGCGTGCAGGACCACCGCATCATGGACGCCATCTACGAGAGCGCCCGGACCGGGCAGGTCGTCCGCCTTCAGCCTGTGCCCGGCAGAGACGCCTTCCGGGGCGAGAAACCGGAGGTTCAGGGGCAGGAGGGGTGA
- the yidD gene encoding membrane protein insertion efficiency factor YidD has product MSRPDRLALAAICLYRRHLSPRKGFRCAHAALHGGESCSAAVARIVREDGLRAGRVRIAARFGACRAAHNALHGGSALALGSGVETRGVCCCGPIPIPFRCG; this is encoded by the coding sequence ATGTCCCGCCCCGACCGCCTGGCTCTAGCTGCCATCTGCCTCTACCGGCGTCACCTGTCGCCCCGCAAAGGCTTTCGCTGCGCGCATGCGGCGCTCCACGGCGGCGAGTCGTGCTCGGCGGCGGTCGCCCGCATCGTCCGCGAGGACGGGCTGAGGGCAGGACGCGTCCGTATCGCTGCCCGCTTCGGCGCGTGCCGGGCCGCGCACAACGCTCTCCACGGCGGCTCCGCCCTTGCGCTGGGGTCGGGTGTGGAGACGCGTGGCGTGTGCTGCTGCGGGCCTATTCCCATCCCCTTCCGCTGCGGGTAA